The Vicinamibacteria bacterium genome has a segment encoding these proteins:
- a CDS encoding DUF962 domain-containing protein, producing the protein MTEPIIQFQSFREFYPFYLSQHRTRGCRRLHFVGTASVLLALAYVAATASWPILWVLPLLGYGFAWAGHFFFEKNRPATFRYPLYSLMGDFVMFGQVLRGKLAF; encoded by the coding sequence ATGACTGAACCGATAATTCAATTCCAGAGTTTTCGAGAATTCTATCCTTTCTACCTCTCCCAGCACCGAACGCGAGGCTGTCGGCGCCTGCATTTCGTGGGCACCGCTTCCGTCCTTCTCGCCCTCGCTTACGTCGCCGCGACGGCCAGCTGGCCGATCCTGTGGGTGCTCCCGCTTCTCGGCTACGGCTTCGCATGGGCGGGGCATTTCTTCTTCGAGAAGAACCGTCCCGCCACGTTTCGCTATCCTCTCTACAGTCTGATGGGCGACTTCGTGATGTTCGGCCAGGTCTTGAGGGGAAAACTCGCCTTCTGA